The following nucleotide sequence is from Streptomyces sp. HUAS CB01.
GCCTCGGACGACGTGCCCTTGTACTCGGACGTTTTTCTCGACCCGATCAACGCCATCACCTGCCTGCCTGTCGATTCGGTGCGGAATTCCGACGGCCGCGGGCGGGCCGGATCGGGAACGGCGGCAGCCGCTCGGAGGAGGTGCGCACGCAAGTCGGTTTCCGGACGCGGCGGTCTTCACCGGACGACCGGGCTTCTCACGGCCGTTGACCCGCCGACGACCCGGACCGCATTCGCGGAACGCACCTTCCGATCACAGTAACCGTGCGCCGTCGAACCGGCACGCCGAGCGATCGACGGGCGAGAGGAGTGCGGCTCCCGGCCGGGGGACGCCGCGGCGGGCGGCCCGGCCGCACAGCCGGACCGCCCGCCGCCACAAGGCCGTCTACGGCAGCCGACTGCCGGTGGGCGCGCCTTCCCCGGCCTGTCGCTTGGTCCTGAGAACGTCCCCCGCACCACCGCGTGCACGGCGGCGTCCGGTCATCTCCGGCGCGACGTCCATGATCTCCCTGTCGAGCTCGTCCTCGGCCTTGGGAACGGGCTTCCCGTGCTGCCTGGCTCGCTTCATGGCGACCTCCTTCACTGCGTGAGGTTTCTGCGCCGTTGGCTACCCGGTCGCGGCGCCGTCATACGTACGCGTCACCGCCGAGGGGGACAGCCACCGGGAACAAACCAAATAGACCACAGAACCGTTGCCCCGGCCTGCCGGAAATCCCCCACCCGTCCGGCCCGCTCGTCCGCCCATAAGATGTATGCAGCACGCACGGCAGGAGAGCGATGACGGCACTGCCGAGTTCCGGAACGACGCACGCCTGGGTGGTCGAGCGCCCCGCGCCGATCACCACGGGGCCGCTGCGCCCGGTCGAGCGGGAGATCCCCGAACCCGGACCGCACGAACTGCTGCTGGGCGTCCGCGCGTGCGGCGTCTGCCGGACGGACCTGCATCTCGCGGAGGGCGATCTGGCGCCCCGCAGGCCGCGCTGCACGCCGGGCCACGAGATCGTCGGCGAGGTACTGGCCACGGGGCGGTCCGCCGACGGGTTCGCGACCGGTGACCGGGTGGGGGCGGCCTGGCTGGCGGGCACCTGCGGGCAGTGCCGCTGGTGCCGGGCCGGACGCGAGAACCTGTGCCCCGCGTCGCGCTACACCGGCTGGGACGTCCACGGGGGCTTCGCCGGGCACACGGTCGTGGACGCACGGTACGTGTACCGGCTGCCGGCGGGCCTGCCGGACGAGGACGCCGCCCCGTTGCTGTGCGCCGGCATCATCGGCTACCGGGCCCTGGAGCGCGCCGAACTGCCGCGCGGCGGGCGGCTCGGCGTCTACGGCTTCGGCGCGTCCGCGCATCTCACCGCCCAGCTCGCCGTCGCGCGGGGCGCCGAGGTACACGTCGTCACGCGCTCGTCCAAGGCGCAGCGGCTGGCGCTGGAGCTGGGCGCCGCGTCGGCAGGGCCGGACACCCCTCCGTGCCTCCTGGACTCCGCCATCCTCTTCGCACCGGCCGGGACCCTCGTACCGAAGGCGCTCGAGGCCCTGGACCGGGGCGGGACGCTGGCGATCGCCGGAATCCATCTGACGGACGTGCCGCCGCTCGACTACGAGCGGCATCTGTTCCAGGAGCGCACCGTGCGCAGCGTGGCAGCCAACACCCGCGAGGACGGTCGGGCCTTCCTCTCCGAGGCGGCGCGACTGCGCCCCACCGTGCGGGCCGTGCGCTACCCCATGCGGGAGGCGGACCGGGCGCTGGCCGACCTGGCGTCGGGGAACGTCACCGGCGTGGCCGTGCTCGTGCCGCCGTGAGGCCGCGGAGCGCCGCCGCCGGACTCGTTTGCCGAAACGGCAAGGACAATTGCCTGTCCGTCGGGACAGGTCGCAGGGTGGCGACATGAACGAGACGAACGAGCGGGACCTCGCCGAACTGGACGTCGTGGTGGTGGGAGGCGGAGCGGCCGGGCTGTCCGCCGCGCTGACCCTGGCGCGGGCCAGGAGGACCGTGCTGGTGATCGACTCCGGGGAGCCGCGCAACGCCCCCGCAGCCGGCGTCCACGGCCTCCTCGGCCGGGAGGGGACACCACCGGGCGAGCTGCTGCGGACGGGGCGGGAGGAGGTCGGCCGGTACGGCGGGCGCATCGTGCCGGACACGGTGACGGGCGCCCGCCGCGAGGGAGACCGTTTCGTCGTGCAGACGGCGGGCGGCCTCCGCCACCGGGCACGGCATCTGCTCGTGACCTCCGGTCTGGTCGACGAGCTGCCCGGGGTGCCGGGCCTGCGCGAGCGCTGGGGCCGCGATGTGCTGCACTGCCCGTACTGCCACGGCTGGGAGGTGCGGGACGAGCCGCTCGGGGTGCTCGCGAGCGGACCCGCGGCGGTGCACCAGGCGCTGCTGTTCCGGCAGTGGACGCCGGACGTGACCCTGTTCCTCCACACCGCGGACGATCCGGCCGAGGAGCAGTGGGAGCAGCTGGCGGCGCGCGGCATCGCCGTGGTCGACGGCGAGGTCGTTGGTCTGGCGATCGAGGACGACCGGCTGTGCGGGGTGCTCCTGGCGTCGGGCCGGCGCGTACCGGTCGGGGCACTGGCCGTGGGCCCGCGCTTCGAGGCGCGCGGGGAACTGCTCTCCGGACTCGGCGTGACGACCGTCGAACACCCCGTGGGCGTGGGCCGTTACGTGGAGTCCGACGCGCGGGGGGCGACGGGCGTCGAGGGGGTGTGGGTGGCGGGCAACGTCACCGACCTCATGGCGAGCGTCGCCGTGGCGGCGGCGTCCGGCGCACAGGCGGGCATGGCGATCAACGCCGAACTCGTGGCCGCCGACACGGCCGCGGCGGTGTCCGCACGCCGTTCGGCAGCGCGTGCCGCGGAGGCGTTCGGTACGGCCTCGGAGTCGGCTGCCTGCGAACGCGTCCTCGGGGAGAGCCGCCACGGGCTCGGTTCCCTGCTCGGCGGGGGCCGGGGCGGGGCGGACTGACGCGCCACGGGGACTGCAGGAGCGGGTGACGCAGGGAGTCGACCGCTCAGGAGCGGGCCAGGACCGGGCCGTCCGGGAGACCGGCCGAGTCGCCGACGCCGGGCCTGGGGCGGGAGGACGCCGGCAGGGCCTGTTCCGTCCAGATGGCCTTGCCGTCCTTGCTGTACCGCGTGCCCCAGCGCTGGACGAGCTGGGCGACGATGAACAGTCCCCGCCCGCCCTCGTCGTCGTCGGCGCTGTGCCGCAGGTGGGGCGCGGTGTGCCCGGCGTCCGCGACCTCGCACACCAGGGTGCGGTCGTGGATGAGCCGCAGGTGCAGCGGCCCTTCGGCGTATCTGACCGCGTTCGTGACCAGCTCGCTGGCGATCAGTTCGGTGGTGAAGACCAGCTCGTCGAGCCCCCAGTCGCGCAGCCGGTTCGCCACGAGCTCGCGGGCGCGGCCCGCGGCGACCGGCTCCGCCGGCAGGCTCCAGACGGCGACCCTGCGGTCGTCGAGTTCACGGGTCCGCACCAGCAGCAGCGCGGTGTCGTCGTTGGTGGTGCCGTCGGGCAGCAGTTCGGAGATGGCCCGGTCGCACAGCTCCTCCAGGGAGTCCGCGCCCTCGGCGAGTACGTGCCCCAGGGTCTCCAGCCCCTTGTCGATGTCGCGGTCGCGGGCCTCGACCAGTCCGTCCGTGAAGAGCGCCAGCAGGCTCCCGACGGGGAGCTCGATCTCCAGGCACTCGAACGGCAGCCCGCCGAGTCCCAGCGGCGGCCCGGCGGGCAGGTCCGGGAAGCTGACGCGCCCTCCGGGCTCGACGACCGCCGGGGGCAGATGCCCGGCCCGGGCCATGGTGCAGCGCCGCGACACGGGGTCGTAGACGGCGTACAGGCAGGTGGCGCCGGCCGCGACGTCGTCGTCGCCGGTGAGCGTGCCGAGCGCGTCGGCGCTGTCCTGGGCCGACTGCCCCACGAGGTCGTCGAGCCGCTTGAGGAGTTCGTCGGGCGGCAGGTCCAGGGGCGCCAGCGCACGGACGGTCGTGCGCAGCCGTCCCATGGTGGCCGCCGCGTGCAGTCCGTGCCCCACCACGTCGCCGACGACCAGCCCGACGCGCGTCCCGGACAGCGGGATGACGTCGAACCAGTCGCCGCCGACCCCGCTGAGGTCGTCCGTGGGCAGATAGCGGTACGCCAGGTCGACGGCCGAGTTCGACGGGAGGTGCTGCGGCAGGAGCTGCCGCTGGAGAGCCAGCGCGGACTTCCGCTCCCGGGTGTAGCGGCGGGCGTTGTCGACGGACACCGCGGCGCGGGCGACGAGTTCGTCCGCCACGGCGACGGCCCCGCGGTCGAAGAAGCCCCGCCGTCCGTCGCGTACGAACGTGGCGAGTCCCAGAACACCGCCCCCGGCGCGCAGGGGCACGACGAGGGTGTCGTCCTCCAGCACGAGACCGCCCGAGGCGAGGCTGCGGTGCTGGGGGGAGTCCTCGGCGTAGGTCACCGGCAGCGGGCGGCGGCCCCTCTCCGCGGCGGGCACGGTCCCGTCCACGGCCCCGGAGGCCGGGGCCCCGGGGGCCGTGGCCGCCGAACGGGAGGCGGCCCGGAGCAGATCGGTCCCCCCGGGCCCCGTGCCGCCCGGCACCTCGCCCTCCAGTACGGCGGGGGCCAGGTCCACGTCGACGCGGTCGGCGAACTCCGGCACGGCCACCGCGGCGAGTTCGCCGGCCGTGACGAGCACGTCCAGGGTCGTACCGACGCTGCGGCCCGCCTCGACCAGCAGGTTCACCTGGCGCTGCGCCTCGTAGCGGTCGGAGATGTCGAAGGCGTCCTCGCACACGCCGAACACACGGCCGTCGGCGTCCTGCAGGCGGTAGTACGAGCAGGACCACAGGTGCTCCTTGCCCGGGTCGCTGGGCTGCTCGGCGCGGAAGTGCAGATCGAGGAACGGCTCCCCGGTGTCCAGCACCTGGCGCATCACCGCGTGGAGCGTCTCCGGGTACCCCGGGGTCACGAACCTGCCCCTGGGGTAGAGCTCTTCGGCCAGCTCGCCGCGGGTCTCCGCCAGCGGGCGCCCGATCTCCCGCTCCGATGCGGCGTTGCACCAGACGAGGCGGAGGTCGGTGTCGTATATGGCGAACCCGAGGGGCGACTCGGTCGCCAGCCCCTGGAGCATGGCGAGCCGGGACTCCCATTCCCTGAGCCGGTCCCGGTCGGCCGCCACGACGACGCGCTCCACCTGCCCCGTCCCGGAGAGCAGGCAGACGGCGGTGACGAGCTGCATCCGGTGGCCGTCGCGGTGGACGGCGGCGTGCACCTCGTGCTCGGGAAAGGGAGGCACCAGGGCGCTGTCCTCCGCGCCGGCGGCCCGGCCGGCTGCCGCCCGGCGGTCCGGTGCGGCGCCGGGCGCGGGCGTCCCGACCGGCGGCAGGATCGCGGTGACCGGCCGTCCGATGATCTCGTCCGTCCGGTAGCCGAGGAGATCCTGCGCCGCAGGGCTCCAGCCGATGACGACGTCGCGCTCGTCGAGCACGAACGTCGCGGCGCTCGTGACGTCGAGCGGTCCGCGGAAGTCGGCGTCCTCGGTCGACCTTCTCGCGTTGTCCATGACGCCCTCACCGGCCGGCTTCGTCAGGTCCAGAATCCGCCTGATGCTGACCCTGCGCAACCGATCGGACCGGATGCGCGGCCGGCCCCTCCGTACCTCCTCAGCGCACATACGAACAGGTGAGCGGGGTGGTGGTGACGTACCGCAACGGGACGCGCCCGGTGCGGACACGCGCCCGGCCGGAGGGGTCTGGTGTGAACTCCCACGGGCACGGATGACAGCATGGGACCCATGAGCAACGACGTTTTCTTCGACATCACCATCAACGACGAGCCCGCCGGGCGGATCGTCTTCACGCTGTTCGACGACGTGGTCCCCAAGACCGCGCGGAACTTCCGTGAGCTCGCAACCGGTGAGCACGGCTTCGGCTACGAGGGCTCCGGCTTCCACCGGGTCATCCCCGACTTCATGCTCCAGGGCGGTGACTTCACGGCCGGCAACGGCACGGGCGGCAAGAGCATCTACGGCGAGAAGTTCGCCGACGAGAACTTCCAGATCAAGCACACCAAGCCCGGCCAGCTGTCCATGGCCAACGCGGGCCCGAACACCAACGGCTCGCAGTTCTTCATCACGACCATCGTCACCGACTGGCTGGACAACAAGCACGTCGTGTTCGGCGAGGTCGTCGAGGGCATGGACGTCGTGAAGCGGATCGAGTCCCTGGGCTCGCGCAACGGTGCCACCCAGGCGAAGATCACCATCGCCAAGTCGGGCGTCGTCGAGGGCTGAGCCCCGGACGAAGCCGTCCCGGCCCCGGCGGAGGTCTGCGACCCGCCGGGGCGGGGTGGCGGCGTGCCGCGTCCGGCGGCGCCCCTCCGGCGGACGGGCGCGGGTACGCCTGTGCACGGCGAACGCCCGTGCCGCGCGGCCCGGCGGCCCCGGAGTTCCCGTGCCGGCCACACCCGGCGGCCCCGGAGGATCCCGCTCCGCCCCGCCCGTGCGGGGGCTCGGGGTTACTGTGGGGGCAACGGTTGCCGGGAAGGACGGCCATGCGGGTAGCGCTCTTCGTCACGTGTGTGAACGACACGCTCTTCCCGCGCACCGGTCAGGCCGTCGTCCGGCTGCTGGAGCGCCTCGGTGTGGAGGTGGACTTCCCGCCGGAACAGACCTGTTGCGGACAGCCGCAGTACAACACCGGCTACCGGCACGAGACCGAACCCCTCGTGCGGCGCCACGCCGCCGCGTTCGACGGCTACGACTACGTCGTCACGCCGTCCGGCTCCTGCGCGGCGATGGTCCGCGACAACCACCCCCGCGTCGGCGCCAGGGCCGCCGCCGAAGGGCGCGGCCGGGAACTCACGGAAGCAGCCGCGGCCTCCGCCGCACGGACGTACGAACTGACGGAGTTCCTGGTCGACGTGCTCCGGGTGACGGACGTCGGGGCGTACTACCCCCACACCGTCACCTACCATCCGACCTGCCACGGGCTGCGCGTGCTCGGTCTCGGCGACCGGCCGCGCCGGCTGCTGGAGCACGTCAAGGGGCTGGAACTGCGGGAGCTGGAGGGCGCCGAGGAGTGCTGCGGCTTCGGCGGCACCTTCGCGGTCAAGAACGCCGCCGTGTCGTCGGCCATGGGCGCGGACAAGGCGCGCCACATCACCGCCACCGGTGCCGAGGCGGTGTGCACGGTCGACAACTCGTGCCTGACGCACATCGGCGGAACGCTCGCCCGGCTCGGCTCGCCGGTGCGGCCCGTCCACATCGCCGAGATCCTGGCGAGCACGGAAGAGCACGTCCGATGAGCGGCACGTATCTCGGGATGCCCGCCTTTCCCGCGGCGGCGGCCGCAGCCACCCGCGACAGCACCCTCCGGGCCAATCTGCGCCACGCCACGCACACCGTTCGCGACAAGCGCGCCAAGGCGGTCGCGGAGCTCGCGGACTGGGGGCGCTTGCGGGCCGCGGGCGCCGCGATCAAGGACCGGACGCTGCGCCATCTGGACCACTACCTGGAGCAGGTCGAGACCGCTGTGACGGCGGCTGGCGGCACCGTGCACTGGGCCGCCGACGCCGCCGCGGCGAACCGGATCGTCACCGCCCTCGTGCGCGCCACCGGCGAGACGGAGGTTCTCAAGGTCAAGTCCATGGCGACCCAGGAGATCGGTCTCAACGAGGCGCTGGCCCGGGCCGGGATCACCGCCTGCGAGACCGATCTCGCCGAGCTGATCGTGCAGTTGGGCGACGACCTCCCCTCGCACATCCTGGTCCCGGCGATCCACCGCAACCGTTCCGAGATCCGCGACATCTTCCGCGAGCGGATGGCCGACTGGGGCCGGCCCGCGCCCGACGGCCTCACCGACCGGCCGGCCGAACTGGCGGAGGCCGCCCGGCTGCACCTGCGGGAGAAGTTCCTGCGGGCGAAGGTGGCGGTCTCGGGCGCCAACTTCGTGGTCGCGGAGACCGGCACGCTCGTGGTCGTCGAGTCGGAGGGCAACGGCCGGATGTGCCTGACGCTGCCGGAGACGCTGATCTCGGTCGTCGGCATCGAGAAGGTCGTGCCCACGTGGCGCGACCTGGAGGTGTTCCTCCAACTGCTGCCCCGTTCCTCCACCGCCGAACGCATGAACCCCTACACCAGCATGTGGACCGGTACGACCGACGGCGACGGCCCGCGCGCCTTCCATCTGGTCCTCCTGGACAACGGCCGCAGCGACACGCTCGCCGACACGGTGGGGCGCCAGGCGCTGCGCTGCATCCGCTGCTCGGCCTGTCTGAACGTGTGTCCGGTGTACGAGCGGGCCGGCGGGCACGCGTACGGATCCGCCTACCCCGGCCCGATCGGCGCGATCCTCACACCCCAACTGCGCGGCACCGGCAGCGAGCTGGACGCCTCGCTCCCCTACGCCTCGTCGCTGTGCGGCGCCTGCTACGAGGTGTGCCCGGTCGCCATCGACATCCCGGAGGTCCTCGTCCATCTGCGCGAGCGGGTCGTCGAGGGCGGCCCGGTGACCCGCGACGGCAGGAGGGTCGTCATCCGCCCGGCGAAGGGACACGCGGCCGAGCGTGCGGCGATGCGCGCGGCACGCTGGACGCTGGACCACCCGAGGGCGCTGCGCACCGCCCAGCGCCTCGCCTCCCGCACCCGCCGGCTGCATCCGCGCCGGCTGCCGGGACCGGGGAGGGCCTGGACCGACACCCGGGAGCTCCCGGAGGTGCCCGCGGAGTCGTTCCGCGACTGGTGGGCGCGCACACGCGGCGGAAGGAGCCCGGCGTGAGCGACAGGGAGACGGTGCTCGGCCGGGTACGGCGCGCACTGACGGACGTACCCCGCGAGGAGCGGCCCGAGGACGTGCCGGTCCCCCGGGACCATCTGCGCGTCCACGGGGAGCGCACCCCGGCCGCGACCGCGGACCTGCTGGCCCGGAACCTGGCGGACTACCGGGCGCTGGTGCACCGGGCGTCCACCGCCGGGCTGCCGGACCTCGTCGCCGCGCTGCTGACCGCACGCGGGGCCCGCACCGTGCTGGTGCCGGACGGACTGCCGGAGCGGTGGACGGCCGTGGCGGGCGCGGCGGGCGTCCGGCTGTGCCCGGACGACCCGCGGACGACGGCCGCCGAACTGGACGCCGTGGACAGCGTGCTGACCGGTTGCACGGTCGCCGTCGCCGAGACGGGGACGATCGTGCTGGACGGCGGCCGCGGGCAGGGCCGTCGGCGGATCACCCTGGTGCCGGACCATCACATCTGCGTGGTGCGGGTTCCGGAGCAGGTCGTCGACTCGGTGCCCCAGGGGCTGGAGCGGCTCGACCCGACGCGTCCGCTGACCTGGATCAGCGGGCCGTCGGCGACCAGCGACATCGAACTGGACCGGGTGGAGGGCGTCCACGGGCCCCGCACACTGGAAGTCGTCCTGCTGGAGGACTGAGTCCGTGCAGTCCGCGGCATCCGCGGCCTCCTGCCGGAGGGCCGTTCCGTGGGAGAGCCGAACCGGCGGTTCCGGGTCGGGAGGTCCTTCGGCGCCCGCCCCGGCGGGAGGCGTCAACCGGCGCGGCTGTGCCCGTGGTTCACGCCGCCAGGGGGGCGGTGTCCATCCCGGCCTGACTGCGCAGCCCGTCGAGGAATTCCCGTACCGCCTCGACGGCCGTACGGCGCGGGCTCCAGCCGAGTTCGTCCCGGGCGCGCGAACAGTCCATCAGGGGCAGCCGCAGCACCGCGTCGAAGAGATCGGGCGAGGCGGGGACCAGCCTCAGCCGCCAGGCCGCGGACAGCGCGGCCCGCACCGGCGACAGCGGGAGCCGCAGTGGTCGCGCCTCCAGGATCGCGGCGAGGCCGGCCGCGTCCAGCGGCGGGTCCGCGGCGAGGTTGAAGGCGCCCCGGACGGGACGGACGACCGCCTCCCGATAGGCGGTCGCGGCGTCGTCGGTGTGCAGTGCCTGGAAGGTGAGCCCGGGCAGATCCGGCACAGCGGGGACGAGCGACGGGCGCACGAGCTGCGCCGGCAGGAGCCGGCCCGCGAACAGCCGGCGCTGCTGGGAGGCGGACTCCCGCTTGAACAGGAAACCCGGTCGCATGCGTACGACCCGTGTCGCGGGATTCCGGTACTCGTAGGCGTCCAGGTAGCGCTCCAGGTACGCCTTCTCGCGGCAGTACGCCGCCTGGGGCCAGCCGTGGGTGGGCCAGCTCTCGTCCACCGCACTGGCCTTGGGACCCGGTGAGTACGCCCCGACCGAGGAGGCGTGGACCAACGCCGGAACTCCGGCCGCGGCCGCCGCGTCGAACACGCGGATGCCGCCGAGCACGTTCGTCCGCCAGGTCGTCACGGGGTCGTGGGTGGGCTGGAACTTCCAGGCCAGATGGACCACGGCGTCGGCGCCGGTGAGGAGCGGGACGAGATCGGTCCCGCCGGGATCGATGTCGGCGGCCGCCCAGGTGGTGCCCTCCGGCCGCCAGTCGGGGATCCGGCGGGCCAGTCCGAGCACCGAGGCCACGCCCGGGCACCCCGAGAGCGCCTCCACCACGCTCGTCCCGGCGTTGCCCGTCGCCCCGACGACCACGACCCGCAGTCCTCCGGTTCCTCCCGTCCCGTGCTGCGTCGTCCCGTTCATCTCTGGCGCCTTCCAGCCGAGGTGTGGTGCATCGGTGCGGGTACCCGGCCCACCTTCCGCTATGCCCCGATTCGCTCCGTTTTCCAGATCGGCACGGAGGGGAGAGCGCCGGCCTTCTGCCCGCGGGGGCGCGGATCCGGGCCGGTCGTGGAGTGCCGTGGATCCGGGCCGGTCGGGCGCGGGCGTCGTCAGGCTCGGGCGGCGCCCGGCGGGCGCAGATGGCCGTGGAACAGTTCCAGGGCCGCGAGCACCGCCGCCGACCGGATGGCTTCCCGGCTGCGGCCGCTGCCGGTGTGGGGAGCGTCCACCACGGTCCCCTCCGGCCCGCACACGGCGACGAACAGGGTGCCGACGGGGCGTCCGTCCTGATCGGCGGGACCCGCCACACCGGTCGTGGCCAGGCCGTACGAGGCGCCCATCAGCCTCCGTACCCCCTGGGCCATCTGTGCGGCGACCTCCTCGTGCACGGCTCCCTCGTCCTCGAGCAACCGTGGGTCCACGCCGAGCACCGACGCCTTGACCTCGGTCGCGTAGGCGGTCACGCCGCCGCGGAAGGTCCCGGACGCACCGGGCGCGTCCGCCAGCACCGACCCGAGGCGGCCCGCGGTCAGCGACTCGGCGACCGCGACGCTGCGCCCGGCCGAGGCCAGGGCCTCGTGCAGCTGCCGGGCGAGCAGCCCGGCCCGGTCCAGCCCCGGCCGCTCCGCCACGCTCTCTTCCGGTTCCGGACGCGGTCTGTCCACGTTCCCATGGTGCGTGCGACCCGGCGCGTCCCGCCTGTCGAAGCGGGCGGAAGCGCCGTGCGCGCGACGTGCACGGCGCTCCGCTTGGCGCGACGGGCGCGGGGTACCCGGGGACGACACCCGAGGGAAAGGACGTCCGATGACGGATGTGTCGCGTCTGCCCGGCGCCGCGCACCACCACTGGGACTGGCAGCTGCGTGCCGCCTGCCGAGGCGCCGACAGCAGCCTGTTCTTCCACCCGGCCAACGAGCGCGGCGAGGCTCGGGAGGAACGGGAGAGGAAGGCCAAGCGTGTGTGCGGCCGCTGCCCGGTGCGCACGGCCTGTCTCAGTCACGCGCTGGAGACCCGTGAGCGGTTCGGCGTGTGGGGCGGGCTCGGCGAGCAGGAGCTGCGGACGCTGCTCGGGCCCGCCCGCGGCGAGCGGGAGGAACGGCTCGGACGGGAGGAACTCGCCGGACGGGACGACCGGGACGCGGTGTGCCGCCCCGCGGCCTGAGAACGACGGAGACACGGCGTACCCCGGAGCCCGGAACGGCAGGCTCGCGGCGTACCGACCGGCGCCCCGGAACGACGGGCACTCGGGCTGCCGTCCGGCGACCCGAGGCAGTGCGCCGGGTGTCCGGCCGCATGCGCGCCCTGTGGCGAGCGGCGCACCTGCCCCCTCAGTCGCGGGCCCGCCGCCGATGACTGGTGTCGCACCACGGGAAACGCAGGCTTCTCCGGCATGTGCACAGGGCCACACAGAAGCGGTCCGAGGAGACGACGGTCCCGTCCTCCAGGAGGATCTCGACCGGGCCCTCGACGAGTACGGGGCCATCGGTCCGCACGGTGATGCGGCGCGGTTTCTCAGCGGGTTCGTTCGGCACGGATGACCACCAGCTCTTCCTTCTGACCGCCCGGACTCAGCAGGCCCCGACCGCAGAGCCAGGACCGCCTCGACCGCAGAACGGGCCCCAGAGCCACCTGGCGGCGGTCCGTGATCTCCGCCTTGAGTCCCGCCGACCGAAGCCGTGCCAGTGTGGATCCCTCCCCGCTCAGCACCGAGTGCACGACGAGCAGCACCCCGCCCGGCCGCAGCAGCCGGGGCACCTCACCGCAGATGCGGTCCAGGACCAGCCGTCCGTCGTGCCCCGCGTCCCAGGCACGCGCAGCGCCCCGGGCCGGCGGGTTCGGGCTGGGTACGTACGGCGGGTTGGCGAGGACGAGGTCGAAGGTGCGGCCCGCGACGGGGGCGGTCAGATCACCACGGATCACCCGCACCGGCGTCCTGGCGAGCAGGGCGTTGAGGCGCGCCGTCCACACCGCCGGCCGGGAGATGTCCACGGCGACGACACTGGCGCCGCGCTTCGCCGCCGCGACCGCCAGGGCGCCGGTCCCGGTGCCCACGTCGAGAACGCTGGCCCTCGGCGGGAGCGCCTCGCGGCGCAGGGCCTCGGCGAGGAGGTCCGTGTCGTCCTGCGGTGCGTACACACCGGGCAAGATGATCAGCGTCACATATGACGCATACCCCGTCATATTGGCCCAATCATCGTGGCGCTCGCACCCATTCAGAGACCCTGGGCAGCTGGGGCGGCGAGACCCTCACCCCTGAGCGAGGTGCGTCCCTCCCGCCAGGCGGCGAGCAGATGACGCTCCAGCCGCTCGTCCAGGTGCACGGTGGCGTCGATGCCGAACGCGACGTCGGCCTCCAGGGAGGGCTCCTCCTCGAGCAGGCCGGCGATGACCTCGCGCCGCACCACCTGCTCGTGGACGGCGTCCGCCTCCACGTGCTCGTCGTAGAAGAACTCGGCCGCGGCCCCCGCCCCGGTGCGGCGCATCGCCTCGGCCATCCGCCGTGACGCCGGGGACGACGTGATCTCGACGGTCGCGAAATGGCCGACCAGACAGCCGCGGAGCGCGCGGTGGAGCCCGAACAGCGACATGAGGTTCACCGCCGCCAGCATCGGTGCGGGCGCCGGGTCGAGGTAGCGGCCGTACGCGGTGTCCAGGCCCAGGTCCGCCATGAGCGCGGCGAAGAGCCGGGCATGGATCCGGTCCGCCCGGCCGCCGCCGTACTCGTCGAACTCCACGGCGGCCATCCCCGCCTTGGCCCGCCCCCACAGCCTCGGCAGCACCCACGCGTGGGGGTCGGCCTCCTTGAGGTGGTACAGGGACCGCTGGGCCGCGAGCTCCCGCAGCTGCCACAG
It contains:
- a CDS encoding NAD(P)/FAD-dependent oxidoreductase — its product is MNETNERDLAELDVVVVGGGAAGLSAALTLARARRTVLVIDSGEPRNAPAAGVHGLLGREGTPPGELLRTGREEVGRYGGRIVPDTVTGARREGDRFVVQTAGGLRHRARHLLVTSGLVDELPGVPGLRERWGRDVLHCPYCHGWEVRDEPLGVLASGPAAVHQALLFRQWTPDVTLFLHTADDPAEEQWEQLAARGIAVVDGEVVGLAIEDDRLCGVLLASGRRVPVGALAVGPRFEARGELLSGLGVTTVEHPVGVGRYVESDARGATGVEGVWVAGNVTDLMASVAVAAASGAQAGMAINAELVAADTAAAVSARRSAARAAEAFGTASESAACERVLGESRHGLGSLLGGGRGGAD
- a CDS encoding zinc-dependent alcohol dehydrogenase family protein; the encoded protein is MTALPSSGTTHAWVVERPAPITTGPLRPVEREIPEPGPHELLLGVRACGVCRTDLHLAEGDLAPRRPRCTPGHEIVGEVLATGRSADGFATGDRVGAAWLAGTCGQCRWCRAGRENLCPASRYTGWDVHGGFAGHTVVDARYVYRLPAGLPDEDAAPLLCAGIIGYRALERAELPRGGRLGVYGFGASAHLTAQLAVARGAEVHVVTRSSKAQRLALELGAASAGPDTPPCLLDSAILFAPAGTLVPKALEALDRGGTLAIAGIHLTDVPPLDYERHLFQERTVRSVAANTREDGRAFLSEAARLRPTVRAVRYPMREADRALADLASGNVTGVAVLVPP
- a CDS encoding SpoIIE family protein phosphatase, which translates into the protein MDNARRSTEDADFRGPLDVTSAATFVLDERDVVIGWSPAAQDLLGYRTDEIIGRPVTAILPPVGTPAPGAAPDRRAAAGRAAGAEDSALVPPFPEHEVHAAVHRDGHRMQLVTAVCLLSGTGQVERVVVAADRDRLREWESRLAMLQGLATESPLGFAIYDTDLRLVWCNAASEREIGRPLAETRGELAEELYPRGRFVTPGYPETLHAVMRQVLDTGEPFLDLHFRAEQPSDPGKEHLWSCSYYRLQDADGRVFGVCEDAFDISDRYEAQRQVNLLVEAGRSVGTTLDVLVTAGELAAVAVPEFADRVDVDLAPAVLEGEVPGGTGPGGTDLLRAASRSAATAPGAPASGAVDGTVPAAERGRRPLPVTYAEDSPQHRSLASGGLVLEDDTLVVPLRAGGGVLGLATFVRDGRRGFFDRGAVAVADELVARAAVSVDNARRYTRERKSALALQRQLLPQHLPSNSAVDLAYRYLPTDDLSGVGGDWFDVIPLSGTRVGLVVGDVVGHGLHAAATMGRLRTTVRALAPLDLPPDELLKRLDDLVGQSAQDSADALGTLTGDDDVAAGATCLYAVYDPVSRRCTMARAGHLPPAVVEPGGRVSFPDLPAGPPLGLGGLPFECLEIELPVGSLLALFTDGLVEARDRDIDKGLETLGHVLAEGADSLEELCDRAISELLPDGTTNDDTALLLVRTRELDDRRVAVWSLPAEPVAAGRARELVANRLRDWGLDELVFTTELIASELVTNAVRYAEGPLHLRLIHDRTLVCEVADAGHTAPHLRHSADDDEGGRGLFIVAQLVQRWGTRYSKDGKAIWTEQALPASSRPRPGVGDSAGLPDGPVLARS
- a CDS encoding (Fe-S)-binding protein, with product MRVALFVTCVNDTLFPRTGQAVVRLLERLGVEVDFPPEQTCCGQPQYNTGYRHETEPLVRRHAAAFDGYDYVVTPSGSCAAMVRDNHPRVGARAAAEGRGRELTEAAAASAARTYELTEFLVDVLRVTDVGAYYPHTVTYHPTCHGLRVLGLGDRPRRLLEHVKGLELRELEGAEECCGFGGTFAVKNAAVSSAMGADKARHITATGAEAVCTVDNSCLTHIGGTLARLGSPVRPVHIAEILASTEEHVR
- a CDS encoding peptidylprolyl isomerase; the protein is MSNDVFFDITINDEPAGRIVFTLFDDVVPKTARNFRELATGEHGFGYEGSGFHRVIPDFMLQGGDFTAGNGTGGKSIYGEKFADENFQIKHTKPGQLSMANAGPNTNGSQFFITTIVTDWLDNKHVVFGEVVEGMDVVKRIESLGSRNGATQAKITIAKSGVVEG